In Nostoc sp. GT001, a genomic segment contains:
- a CDS encoding cation:proton antiporter, protein MNSITIAWIALPFFLGFVIYLLPKFDKYLALCVAFASAGYALQLFVTQSPLTLQLIDNFGVILTVDQLSGYFILTNALVTAAVILYCWHSDKTAFFYAQLIILHGSVNAAFVCSDLISLYVALEVSGIAAFLLIAYPRTDRSIWVGLRYLFISNVAMLFYLVGAVLAYQAHHSFSFEGLRVAPPEALALIFLGLLTKGGIFVSGLWLPLTHSESETPVSAMLSGVVVKAGVYPLVRCALMVAEVDPIVRTFGVGTALLGVFYAVFEKDTKRMLAFHTVSQLGFILAAPSVGGFYALTHGLVKSALFLIAGALPSRNFKELQHQAIATPVWIALVIASFSISGFPLLSGFGAKVLTTKNLLPWQAIAMNIAALGTAISFAKFIFLPRGGKAEVKPGFWAAMILLLGGLFLANIAYYEAYTVENIIKPLATIGIGWLAYLLIFKHSALKLPRVLEQFDHLIGVMSLILILLFWKGFAWLGI, encoded by the coding sequence ATGAATAGCATTACCATCGCATGGATTGCACTACCGTTTTTTTTGGGCTTTGTCATTTATCTGCTCCCAAAATTTGACAAATATCTTGCTCTGTGCGTTGCTTTTGCTTCCGCAGGATATGCATTGCAGCTATTTGTCACTCAGTCGCCACTAACACTACAGTTAATAGATAATTTTGGCGTTATTTTAACAGTCGATCAATTAAGCGGCTACTTTATATTAACTAATGCGTTGGTGACGGCAGCAGTCATCCTCTACTGTTGGCACAGCGATAAGACAGCTTTTTTTTACGCACAACTGATCATTTTGCACGGCAGTGTCAATGCCGCGTTTGTCTGTTCGGATTTGATCAGTTTATACGTGGCGTTAGAGGTGAGTGGTATTGCTGCGTTTCTGTTGATTGCCTATCCCCGGACTGACCGCTCGATTTGGGTTGGCTTACGTTATCTGTTTATCAGCAACGTGGCAATGCTTTTTTATCTGGTTGGCGCGGTGTTGGCATATCAGGCGCATCATTCCTTTAGTTTTGAAGGCTTGCGCGTAGCACCTCCAGAAGCCCTTGCCCTGATTTTTTTGGGACTCTTGACAAAAGGAGGAATTTTTGTATCAGGATTATGGTTGCCGTTGACTCACTCGGAATCGGAAACGCCAGTGTCGGCGATGCTATCGGGAGTTGTGGTAAAAGCTGGTGTCTATCCATTGGTGCGGTGTGCGCTAATGGTGGCAGAGGTTGATCCGATAGTAAGAACCTTTGGAGTTGGGACGGCGCTTTTGGGAGTTTTCTATGCAGTATTTGAAAAAGATACCAAACGGATGCTAGCGTTTCACACGGTTTCGCAGTTGGGCTTTATCCTCGCTGCGCCGTCCGTGGGCGGTTTTTATGCGCTGACGCATGGACTGGTTAAATCGGCGCTTTTTCTAATTGCCGGGGCTTTACCGAGTCGCAATTTCAAGGAACTACAACATCAAGCGATCGCTACCCCAGTTTGGATTGCCTTAGTTATAGCCAGCTTCTCAATATCCGGCTTTCCCTTGTTATCTGGCTTTGGGGCAAAAGTGTTGACAACGAAGAATTTGCTGCCTTGGCAAGCGATCGCTATGAATATTGCCGCCCTCGGAACAGCAATATCTTTTGCCAAATTCATATTTCTGCCGCGTGGGGGAAAAGCGGAGGTAAAGCCTGGTTTTTGGGCAGCCATGATTCTATTGCTCGGTGGGCTGTTCCTAGCTAATATTGCGTATTACGAGGCGTACACCGTTGAGAATATCATTAAACCCCTCGCAACCATCGGCATTGGATGGTTGGCGTATTTACTAATTTTTAAACACTCAGCACTCAAGCTACCGCGTGTCCTTGAACAATTTGACCATTTGATCGGTGTCATGAGTCTGATTTTAATCCTATTGTTCTGGAAGGGATTTGCATGGTTGGGTATTTAA
- a CDS encoding cation:proton antiporter yields the protein MIFSEPIVNSFADLSFLTVGLQSPLLATTNEAEYAPIVLTGVLLSLVVIYLASKIGGELFRMMDLPPVLGELVGGVLVGASALHLVVFPDSGAAGSDSIIMTILQFINNLSPDAVTSIFQSQSEVVSVLAELGVIILLFEIGLESDLKELQKVGYQATIVACVGVAVPFAAGTAGLILLFHAPVIPAIFAGAALTATSIGITSKVLSEIGQLKSREGQIIVGAAVIDDILGIIVLAVVASLAKTGEVDIFNVIYLIVSATVFLIGSILLGKYFNQSFVAIADKLQTRGNLIIPAFIFAFFMAFLGSAIHLEAILGAFAAGLVLDETDKRKELDEQVKPIADILVPVFFVTVGAKVDLGVLNPLVPENREGLIIATFLIAIAIIGKVVTGWSVFGQPGINRLAVGVGMIPRGEVGLVFAAIGAASGTLDKPLQAAIVIMVILTTFLAPPLLRFAFKQSPEEKESLEKANLIG from the coding sequence ATGATTTTTTCAGAACCAATAGTTAATTCGTTTGCCGATTTAAGTTTTCTCACCGTAGGTTTACAGTCTCCTTTACTAGCAACAACTAACGAGGCGGAATATGCTCCTATTGTGCTGACTGGAGTATTGCTAAGTTTAGTAGTCATTTATCTGGCTAGTAAAATTGGTGGCGAATTATTTAGAATGATGGACTTGCCCCCTGTCTTAGGAGAATTAGTTGGTGGGGTGCTTGTAGGTGCTTCTGCTCTGCATTTGGTAGTGTTTCCCGACAGTGGAGCAGCTGGTAGCGACTCCATTATCATGACTATCCTGCAATTCATTAATAACCTCAGTCCTGATGCCGTCACATCAATCTTTCAAAGCCAGAGTGAGGTTGTTTCTGTGCTTGCCGAACTAGGTGTGATCATTCTGTTATTTGAAATTGGTCTAGAATCAGACTTAAAAGAATTACAGAAGGTCGGTTATCAAGCGACAATTGTTGCTTGTGTTGGGGTAGCTGTTCCTTTTGCGGCTGGTACGGCGGGGTTGATTTTATTGTTTCATGCCCCAGTAATTCCAGCGATTTTTGCAGGTGCAGCGCTCACAGCTACTAGTATTGGGATTACCTCCAAAGTTTTGTCAGAAATTGGGCAGTTAAAATCTCGTGAAGGACAGATTATTGTCGGTGCAGCGGTAATTGATGACATTTTAGGCATCATTGTATTGGCAGTGGTTGCGAGTCTTGCTAAAACTGGTGAGGTTGATATTTTCAACGTCATTTATCTAATTGTCAGTGCTACAGTCTTTCTCATTGGCTCGATTTTATTAGGGAAATATTTCAATCAAAGTTTTGTTGCCATTGCTGATAAATTACAAACGCGAGGCAACTTAATTATCCCAGCATTTATCTTTGCCTTTTTCATGGCTTTTCTGGGTAGTGCCATTCATTTAGAAGCTATCTTAGGCGCATTTGCAGCTGGCTTAGTTTTGGATGAAACGGATAAACGCAAAGAGCTAGATGAGCAGGTTAAACCGATTGCTGATATCTTAGTACCAGTTTTCTTTGTGACAGTTGGTGCGAAAGTTGATTTAGGCGTTCTTAATCCTTTAGTTCCAGAAAATCGAGAAGGATTAATTATTGCTACCTTCTTAATTGCGATCGCAATTATCGGTAAAGTTGTCACAGGTTGGTCGGTTTTTGGACAACCCGGAATTAATCGGTTAGCGGTTGGTGTGGGGATGATTCCCCGTGGCGAAGTTGGGTTAGTGTTTGCCGCCATTGGTGCAGCTAGTGGTACTCTTGATAAACCATTGCAAGCTGCGATCGTGATTATGGTGATTTTGACAACCTTCTTAGCACCGCCTTTATTGCGGTTTGCATTCAAACAATCACCAGAAGAAAAAGAATCTTTAGAGAAAGCCAATTTAATAGGCTAG
- a CDS encoding Na+/H+ antiporter subunit E: MVGYLNLILRLTIWFLLTADFSVANIIIGISIALLLPGGRTAKQSLKDWLRVLGEIMVAIPQAYIEAFQLILRPHKYEDITMEQVKPGRTPGLVFLDIFLITFTPKTIVLKYHEAGWYEVHWVRRRRKV, encoded by the coding sequence ATGGTTGGGTATTTAAATCTAATATTGCGACTGACTATCTGGTTTTTGCTCACTGCCGATTTCAGTGTGGCAAATATCATCATTGGCATCAGCATCGCACTTCTATTGCCGGGTGGTCGCACAGCTAAACAATCATTAAAAGATTGGCTGCGTGTGCTAGGTGAAATTATGGTGGCGATTCCGCAGGCGTATATTGAGGCATTTCAACTCATCCTCCGCCCGCATAAATACGAAGATATAACGATGGAACAAGTTAAACCAGGACGCACACCAGGGCTTGTATTCCTAGATATCTTCCTAATTACCTTTACGCCAAAGACCATTGTTTTGAAATACCACGAAGCAGGCTGGTACGAAGTACATTGGGTGCGACGGAGGAGAAAAGTATGA
- a CDS encoding tetratricopeptide repeat protein, which produces MIKRKRSQCRIAPTKNILRILRQSEIFHAEENNFTQIKAKAISSLAGLFREQGEFTRATFHHSEAIEILDKIGAKSDLAEAYYLLALTHKKMGEIEQSRESFVQAVALFNEMQAPRQVKKLQTAMEYFEK; this is translated from the coding sequence TTGATAAAACGTAAGCGATCGCAATGCCGAATAGCACCAACAAAAAATATTTTAAGGATTTTGAGGCAAAGCGAAATATTTCATGCTGAAGAAAACAACTTTACCCAAATCAAAGCTAAAGCTATAAGTTCTCTAGCTGGACTTTTTCGAGAACAGGGAGAATTTACCAGAGCAACTTTTCATCATTCAGAAGCAATAGAAATTCTGGATAAAATCGGTGCAAAATCAGACTTAGCTGAGGCTTATTATCTGTTGGCATTGACTCATAAAAAAATGGGTGAAATTGAGCAAAGTAGAGAAAGTTTTGTACAAGCGGTCGCACTCTTTAACGAAATGCAAGCACCCAGGCAAGTTAAGAAATTACAAACAGCAATGGAGTATTTTGAAAAATAG
- a CDS encoding cation:proton antiporter subunit C: MLEACIFATIFCGFFGIILKKNLVMKIISMDVMSTGVIAYYVLIASRNGLFTPIISNVKNIRYADPVPQAVILTAIVIGFSIQALMLVGVMKLARDNPTLESNEIEKNNTP; this comes from the coding sequence GTGTTAGAAGCGTGCATATTCGCAACAATATTTTGCGGATTTTTCGGCATCATCCTTAAAAAGAACCTCGTTATGAAGATCATCTCTATGGATGTCATGAGTACCGGGGTTATCGCCTATTACGTGCTAATTGCATCACGAAATGGCTTATTCACACCAATTATTTCCAACGTCAAAAATATCAGATACGCCGACCCGGTTCCCCAGGCGGTTATATTGACGGCGATTGTGATCGGATTTTCGATTCAGGCGTTAATGCTCGTCGGCGTTATGAAGTTGGCACGAGATAATCCGACTTTGGAAAGCAACGAAATCGAGAAGAATAATACGCCATGA
- a CDS encoding putative 2-dehydropantoate 2-reductase: MSDRTYAILGTGALGGFYGARLQKAGLDVHFLLKSDYEQVKKYGLVVDSKDADFTLPEVHAYNDVEKMPQCDVVVVALKTTQNHLLPKMLPPVVKDNGVVLVLQNGLGVEEEVAEIVGNVTVIGGLCFLCSNKVGLGHIHHLDYGHITFSEYTPNYQPSGITERMQQIADDFESAGISIELAEDLLLARWKKLVWNIPYNGLSVILNARTDELMAYEYTRKLVEQLMYEVAAGAKSYGRIISDRFIQTMLDYTVKMTPYRPSMKIDYDEHRPLEVEAIFGNPLRKAQAVGVDLVQISCLYHQLKFLGARGK, encoded by the coding sequence ATGTCCGATCGCACGTATGCCATTCTGGGAACTGGAGCATTAGGTGGGTTCTATGGCGCCAGACTGCAAAAAGCTGGGTTGGATGTCCACTTTTTGCTCAAGAGTGATTACGAACAGGTAAAGAAATATGGTTTAGTAGTAGATTCCAAAGACGCTGACTTTACCCTTCCTGAAGTCCACGCCTACAACGACGTAGAAAAAATGCCACAATGCGATGTGGTAGTGGTGGCACTGAAGACGACGCAAAACCATTTACTACCAAAGATGTTGCCACCTGTAGTTAAAGATAATGGGGTGGTGTTGGTATTACAGAATGGACTTGGTGTAGAAGAAGAAGTCGCTGAAATTGTTGGTAATGTAACGGTTATCGGTGGATTGTGCTTTTTATGTTCTAACAAAGTGGGCCTAGGGCATATACACCACTTAGACTATGGGCATATAACTTTCAGTGAATATACCCCTAACTATCAGCCTAGTGGGATAACTGAGAGGATGCAGCAAATTGCTGATGACTTTGAAAGCGCTGGTATCTCAATTGAATTAGCTGAAGATTTACTACTAGCACGTTGGAAAAAGTTGGTTTGGAATATCCCGTACAATGGGCTTTCTGTGATTCTCAACGCTAGAACAGATGAATTAATGGCGTATGAGTACACCCGCAAGTTAGTTGAACAGTTGATGTATGAAGTAGCGGCGGGGGCGAAAAGTTATGGGCGGATTATTAGCGATCGCTTCATTCAAACAATGCTCGATTATACTGTCAAAATGACGCCCTACCGCCCCAGCATGAAAATTGACTACGACGAACATCGTCCCTTGGAAGTAGAAGCAATTTTCGGCAACCCATTACGAAAAGCCCAAGCAGTAGGTGTGGATTTAGTGCAGATTAGCTGTTTATACCACCAGTTGAAGTTTTTAGGTGCTAGGGGAAAGTGA
- a CDS encoding fasciclin domain-containing protein, translating into MADIVDIAVTAESFKTLVAAVQAAGLVETLKSPGPFTVFAPNDDAFAKLPAGTIQTLLQNIPQLTRILKYHVVSGKLLKADLAQLGTVNSVEGSPIKIHSSDGFEVKNATVLAADIEADNGVVHVIDTVILPG; encoded by the coding sequence ATGGCTGATATTGTTGATATTGCAGTTACGGCTGAGTCGTTTAAAACACTGGTGGCAGCTGTACAAGCTGCTGGTTTAGTAGAAACATTAAAAAGTCCTGGCCCGTTCACTGTCTTTGCACCAAATGACGATGCTTTTGCCAAGTTACCAGCGGGAACTATCCAAACTTTGTTACAAAACATTCCCCAGTTAACGCGGATTCTAAAGTATCATGTCGTTTCGGGAAAGCTGCTAAAGGCTGATTTGGCACAACTCGGTACGGTTAATTCTGTGGAAGGTTCACCCATTAAAATTCATTCTTCTGATGGTTTTGAAGTTAAAAATGCCACAGTTTTAGCAGCAGATATCGAAGCTGATAATGGTGTGGTACACGTTATCGATACGGTAATTTTACCGGGTTAA
- a CDS encoding SulP family inorganic anion transporter: MSLTNTINFRNLQGDLFGGLTAAIVSLPLALAFGVASGAGPVAGLYGAVCVGFFAALFGGTPTLISEPTGPMTVVMTAIVGSMTAANPENGLAMAFTVVMLAGIFQIFFGIFKLGKYITLMPYSVISGFMSGIGVILIILQIAPFVGQPNPKGGVLGMVQNLPQLLTQINPAETALGLLTLAIIFFMPRKLKRFAPPQLVALIIGTIVSLTIFGGTDIRRIGEIPVGLPTLQLPVFTASQMTIMFVDGAMLGMLGCIDTLLTAVIADSLTRTEHKSDKELIGQGIGNLVSGLCGGLPGAGATMGTVVNIQTGARTAVSGLTRALILLVVVLWAARITQPIPMAVLAGIALKVGVDILDWSFLKRAHRVSLRGTIIMYGVLFLTVFVDLIVAVGVGVFIANILTIDRLSELQSQEVKVISDADDAVILDDEEKKWLDLANGRVLLFYLSGPMIFGVSKAIAREHSAMADSDVLIMDLTDVPMLGVTASLAIENAIKDASEQGRNVLVVGATSKVKKRLDKFGISRFVPEHHMFADRIDALKQAVALVNPHAAEANNPGVGTYTDTYS; the protein is encoded by the coding sequence ATGTCATTGACTAATACGATCAACTTTAGAAACTTACAAGGCGATTTATTCGGTGGTTTAACTGCTGCGATCGTTTCGTTACCTCTAGCGCTAGCATTCGGTGTTGCCTCCGGTGCTGGGCCTGTAGCTGGCCTTTATGGTGCAGTTTGTGTCGGCTTTTTCGCAGCCTTATTTGGTGGGACACCAACCCTAATTTCTGAGCCAACCGGGCCAATGACCGTGGTTATGACTGCAATTGTCGGTTCCATGACCGCAGCTAACCCCGAAAACGGCTTGGCAATGGCATTTACCGTAGTCATGCTAGCGGGAATATTTCAAATCTTTTTTGGGATATTTAAGTTGGGTAAATACATTACCCTCATGCCTTACAGCGTGATTTCTGGGTTTATGTCTGGGATTGGCGTGATTCTGATTATTTTGCAGATTGCTCCTTTTGTCGGACAGCCAAACCCTAAAGGTGGCGTACTGGGGATGGTGCAAAATCTGCCTCAGTTATTAACTCAGATTAATCCTGCTGAAACAGCTTTGGGCTTGCTGACGCTGGCAATTATTTTCTTCATGCCACGCAAGCTTAAGCGCTTTGCTCCTCCCCAGTTAGTAGCATTAATTATCGGAACTATAGTTTCTTTGACCATTTTCGGCGGTACGGATATCAGACGAATTGGGGAAATTCCCGTAGGATTGCCGACATTACAATTGCCTGTCTTTACAGCATCCCAAATGACAATCATGTTTGTTGATGGGGCAATGTTGGGGATGTTGGGTTGTATTGATACTCTACTAACGGCAGTAATTGCAGACAGTTTGACCCGTACCGAGCACAAATCTGACAAAGAATTGATTGGTCAAGGTATCGGTAACTTAGTATCTGGCTTGTGTGGTGGGCTACCTGGTGCTGGTGCCACGATGGGAACGGTAGTTAATATCCAAACTGGTGCTAGAACAGCTGTCTCTGGTTTAACTCGCGCATTAATTTTGTTAGTTGTAGTTTTGTGGGCTGCGCGTATCACTCAACCTATCCCAATGGCGGTGTTGGCTGGTATTGCTCTTAAGGTCGGGGTTGACATTCTTGATTGGAGCTTCTTGAAACGCGCTCACAGGGTGTCGCTGAGAGGCACAATCATCATGTACGGTGTGTTGTTTTTAACCGTATTTGTTGACTTGATTGTTGCCGTCGGCGTGGGAGTGTTCATTGCTAATATCTTAACTATCGATCGCCTCTCGGAATTACAATCTCAGGAAGTGAAGGTAATTAGCGATGCTGATGACGCAGTTATCTTGGATGATGAAGAGAAAAAATGGCTTGATCTAGCTAATGGACGTGTACTGCTATTTTACCTGAGCGGGCCGATGATTTTTGGGGTATCCAAAGCGATCGCTCGTGAACATTCAGCAATGGCAGACTCTGATGTGCTGATTATGGATTTGACAGATGTACCAATGTTGGGTGTGACTGCTTCTTTGGCAATTGAAAACGCTATCAAAGATGCTAGTGAACAAGGTCGTAATGTGTTAGTTGTTGGTGCAACTAGCAAAGTCAAAAAGCGCTTAGACAAGTTTGGCATTTCGAGGTTTGTACCAGAGCATCACATGTTTGCAGATCGTATAGATGCACTTAAACAAGCCGTTGCTTTAGTTAATCCTCATGCAGCTGAGGCTAATAATCCTGGCGTTGGTACTTACACTGACACCTATTCGTAA
- a CDS encoding GNAT family N-acetyltransferase: MNLPLESQRLILQDFVESDWPAVHKYASDREVVRYLTFGPNSEEDTKNFLRREISLQGEEPRQHFALAVTLKAQKHLIGICRISVKDTDNKTGSIGYSFSKQFWGQGYATEAVKAVISFGFQELDLHRIFATCHPENIASARVMQKIGMQQEGYLREHHWIKGEWRDSWLYAILEHEWRSVNIIRN; encoded by the coding sequence ATGAATCTACCGCTAGAAAGCCAACGTCTCATACTGCAAGACTTTGTAGAATCAGATTGGCCAGCAGTTCATAAATACGCTAGCGATCGCGAAGTTGTGCGTTATTTGACTTTTGGCCCAAATAGTGAAGAAGATACTAAAAATTTTTTGCGAAGAGAGATTTCATTGCAAGGCGAAGAACCCCGTCAGCATTTTGCCTTAGCAGTGACTTTGAAAGCCCAAAAGCACTTAATTGGTATCTGTCGCATATCCGTTAAAGATACTGACAATAAAACAGGCTCTATTGGATACTCTTTTTCTAAGCAATTTTGGGGGCAAGGATACGCAACTGAAGCTGTAAAAGCAGTTATATCATTTGGTTTTCAGGAGTTAGACTTACATCGCATCTTTGCAACTTGTCACCCAGAAAACATTGCCTCAGCAAGAGTTATGCAAAAAATCGGAATGCAACAAGAAGGATATTTGCGAGAACACCATTGGATTAAGGGAGAATGGCGAGACTCTTGGCTATATGCCATCCTTGAGCATGAATGGAGAAGCGTCAACATAATTCGTAATTGA